TGGCTAAATTCACTGAACTCAATGCCCGGCTTTATATTTATTCTGAAAACCGTTCAATAAATGACCTAAAGAAGGATGAAGGTTTTACTTCCGCTGTCCTGCTAAAAGGAGAACCGGTTCTGAATGGGGAATTGCAATGGGAAAACTACCCGGCATTGTTTCTGTTGGATGAGGATAACAACCTGATCTTTTCAACTTCTGGTTATAATATGGGTATTACCGATCTGATAATAAAAAAACTGAAATAAAATGAATTCCAGACAGAGGATCAAAAGCATCATTGCTGGTGAACCAGCCGACAGATGCGGATTCTGGTTAGGAAATCCCCATCCTGATTCCTGGCCTGCTCTACATCAATACTTTGGTACTTCCTCAGAAGAAGAATTACGCTTACTCCTTAAAGATGATTTCCGCTGGATCACTCCCTGGGATGCCTATCAGCATCCTGAAGGCAAACCTGTCTTTGATATGCAAAGACCAGGAAAGACGCTCTCTGAAGGTGGGGTTTTTGCTGATACAGTTTCCGTAGAAGAAGTGGAAGCCTTTGACTGGCCCAATCCTGAGTATCTTGATTTCTCTAAATATAAAGAAATTCTGGAAAACACTGGTGATTTCTATCGTGCCGGAGGTTTATGGAGTCCCTTTTTTCATGAAGTATGTGATTTCTTTGGCATGGAAAACTATTTCCTCAAAATGTATCTTAATCCTGATGTGGTTCATGCTGTTACTCGCCACCTGATAGAATATTATCTGGCAGCAAATCGGCTTTGTTTTGAAGAATGCGGTGACCTGATTGATGGCTTTTTCTTTGGTAATGATTTCGGCAGTCAAATTGATATTCTGGTCAGCCCGGAACTTTTCAAAGAATTCATTTTCCCCTACTTCAAAGATTTAACTGATTTAGGAAAAGCATTTAATAAACAGGTAATACTGCATTCCTGCGGTTCCATATTCAGGGTGATGGATGATTTGATCGGTTTAGGTGTAAATGCCTTTCATCCCCTGCAGGCAAAAGCTGCCAATATGGATGCGGACACACTGCAAAATCACTTTGCCGGCAAAATTGCTTTTATTGGGGCAATAGATACCCAGGACTTACTTGTAAATGGCTCACCTGATGATGTGATCGCTGATGTGCGAAGAATAAAACGCACCCTGGGTCCATCTGTAGTGATCAGTCCTAGTCATGAAGCTCTGCTGCCCAATGTGTCCCCTGAGAATATTGAAGCAATGGCAATAGCAGC
This is a stretch of genomic DNA from Candidatus Stygibacter australis. It encodes these proteins:
- a CDS encoding uroporphyrinogen decarboxylase family protein; translation: MNSRQRIKSIIAGEPADRCGFWLGNPHPDSWPALHQYFGTSSEEELRLLLKDDFRWITPWDAYQHPEGKPVFDMQRPGKTLSEGGVFADTVSVEEVEAFDWPNPEYLDFSKYKEILENTGDFYRAGGLWSPFFHEVCDFFGMENYFLKMYLNPDVVHAVTRHLIEYYLAANRLCFEECGDLIDGFFFGNDFGSQIDILVSPELFKEFIFPYFKDLTDLGKAFNKQVILHSCGSIFRVMDDLIGLGVNAFHPLQAKAANMDADTLQNHFAGKIAFIGAIDTQDLLVNGSPDDVIADVRRIKRTLGPSVVISPSHEALLPNVSPENIEAMAIAATES